The DNA segment acaacaccaCGCAGTGGGGGCTCTGGCTCTGGAGCCGCACAACGCCCCAATGGAACCTCGCAGAATAAAAGTTGCCAATTCAAATTGGTGCTACTTGGCGAATCGGCTGTGGGCAAATCATCGCTGGTGCTGCGCTTCGTCAAGGGCCAGTTTCACGAGTACCAGGAGAGCACGATAGGTGCTGCCTTTCTCACACAAACCATTTGCATAGAGGATACGGTGGTCAAGTTCGAGATCTGGGATACAGCCGGTCAGGAGCGGTAAGTTTGCAATGAACTGATTAAATAGATGTTAAGGTTAACGTTAATGTCAACGTAATGTTACTTTAGCTACTAATGTTAAATCAACTGTTAATGTAATGTCGCATATTCTGCTATTGATAACATGGCTGTTGCTTTAGCTGTTAATGGTACTgttaaaattactaaaaatttaaattgtactGTAGCTTAATCTTTCTGATTGATTATCTGAAGTATTGTTTTGTCTGTTAATGTTAACTAATCTTTACATTTGATTATACAGTTTTAGTTATCTAAATGTGtatattattgctgttgcagttcattaaaaatgtatcttGATAAGggttatttattaacaaatatttctttgtttACAGGTATCACAGCTTAGCTCCCATGTATTATAGAGGTGCGCAGGCCGCCATCGTTGTCTACGATATACAGAATCAGGACAGTTTTCAGCGTGCAAAAACTTGGGTCAAAGAACTACATAAACAAGTGAGTAATGCATTCAATCAAGCCGCTCTGCATTCTTGCCTTTTGTGCTTCAGTTCTCATTAAACGTACTTCAGCcctgtgctttttttttacgcCGTTTCATGCATAcgtatttattgaattgaaacatTGTCTCGTGCATTGaacttatttatcatttcCGGCATTGTTCACGCCTCACTGCATACACGTCAAGTCATGGCCTGTTGAAGGTTTGCCAAAAGTAAAAAATCCATTTCATAAATGATGGCTAAGAATAAATGCACGAAATAGtaagataataaaaattactatTTAAGTTTGCTTTTCTGTAATTTGTGATATAATATTGTTGAGTAAATGTTGTTACTATTTTATACTAAtcaaaatttagaaataaaataatagaattcAGGATTTGCTCATATTCACATATTTTTCCTGcatacttgtatttatttttatgtcttacaaattgaaatttatgttacGCGCTTATTTTTCAGGCCTCACCGAACATTGTCATTGCGTTGGCTGGCAATAAGGCGGACTTGTCCAACATTCGCGTTGTTGAGTTCGACGAGGCGAAGCAATACGCAGAGGAGAACGGATTGTTGTTTATGGAGACGTCCGCGAAGACGGGCATGAATGTCAATGATATCTTCTTGGCAATTGGTAAGTGCTGCTATTAAATCAATAGATTATTGATTATTTGCAATACTAAATGATATAATTCTTGTTCATTACAGCCAAGAAACTACCGAAGAACGACAACAATCAGGGATCTGTTATAAAACCAAATGGAAATGAGCCGACTCAAACGACGAACAACTGTTGCAAGTGATGTCCCTTTGTAGGTGTGTGTGCGCCCCTAACAAAATTGATTGGATCATAgagaattttacatttaaatcgGTTAATTTTGTCATtgcagaaaatgaaatttccaaCGAGAGATTTGAAAAGTTTATGctgataattataaataaaaacattatttaaaatttaaaactaatgCCGGCTCCCAGGGgcaagcaatttaatttcacataattgataatgatgatgatgatggaaaACCAGAAGATAAcgataatattaattataaattaaattaaatgataaagaaaaccacaaaaaactaaaccaatcacaacaaaaaacaaaaacgtaaagcaaataataaaacaacaaaaacaacaacagcatagTCCCGTTAAAATCAAGCGTAAAATGTTatcaaaaagtaaacaaaacacaacgcTCCTAACATACTTCTAACTCTGGTCCACGCTCCCCGATTCCCTCACATAGTTCATAACCGCCACTTAGAGAGCTCCCTCCTACAATTTCATCTCGATCAGATGCAAAACTTCTAAATAACGCATTAGAAATAATATGGTAAAGAATAAACATGATAAATATGAAAGCGAGAGTTCACGTCGTGTCgtagaaatgtttaaaattgaattgtaaagaaaacaaaaacgaaaaaataatgaaagaaaCTTGATAAGTTTGTTTATAAATGGGTGACGATGATACCAGAGAAattccagttgcagttgttctCAGCAGCGttccaaaaagaaaaagaaaacacaaataaaataaaaaaagtaatgaTGAAGATAAAACCGAAGATCAGTTCAGTTTTGTTCAGTTCAGATCAGCAGCTGAAGATTCGCTCGTCCTCGATCTGTGgcaatgtgtgtgtctatCCGGCCGTCAAGTTGCGATGGACACGTGTGATAgttgcaatttatataaattatatatatatacacatatggaaaaagaaaaaatgaaatgaaaatctaaaaaaaaaaaataaaaaaaataaataaataaaaaaatacatgaaaagattgaaaaaacatacaaagaggaattaatgaaattattcatttttgtttcaaaCTTTACGTTTAGCTTATTTTATTTCCACATTCTCTAGCAACAATCGAAGATTAAATGCTACTCTTTAAATCATCgtaacaaaacataaacataaaagataaactttcaaaaattaaGATGAAGTTTAAGCAAATGAAGTGAAGTCTAAGAACAACAAGTAAATCTTATACATAAACGACTTTGTTTTGACTCGcttaacaaatgcaatttaattttcaattcgatttcaatgtatatgtatatcaacCAGCGATCAAccaagcaaagcaacaaaaaatataaaaacaacagaGAAATCAACCaataaaactcaaataaaacaatacgaaaacaaaagcaaaaacaacaaagataACAGCATAAGATATGGGAAAAGATTCGACTCCTAGCAAGCTGTGTCATCGCTGGTGCTGCGCTTCGTCAAGGGCCAGTTTCACGAGTACCAGGAGAGCACGATAGGTGCTGCCTTTCTCTGACACAAACCATTTGCATAGAGGATACGGTGGTCAAGTTCGAGATCTGGGATACAGCCGGTCAGGAGCGGTAAGTTTGCAATGAACTGATTAAATAGATGTTAAGGTTAACGTTAATGTCAACGTAATGTTACTTTAGCTACTAATGTTAAATCAACTGTTAATGTAATGTCGCATATTCTGCTATTGATAACATGGCTGTTGCTTTAGCTGTTAATGGTACTgttaaaattactaaaaatttaaattgtactGTAGCTTAATCTTTCTGATTGATTATCTGAAGTATTGTTTTGTCTGTTAATGTTAACTAATCTTTACATTTGATTATACAGTTTTAGTTATCTAAATGTGtatattattgctgttgcagttcattaaaaatgtatcttGATAAGggttatttattaacaaatatttctttgtttACAGGTATCACAGCTTAGCTCCCATGTATTATAGAGGTGCGCAGGCCGCCATCGTTGTCTACGATATACAGAATCAGGACAGTTTTCAGCGTGCAAAAACTTGGGTCAAAGAACTACATAAACAAGTGAGTAATGCATTCAATCAAGCCGCTCTGCATTCTTGCCTTTTGTGCTTCAGTTCTCATTAAACGTACTTCAGCCCTGTGCTTTTTACTCCGTTTCATGCCGTTTCATGCATAcgtatttattgaattgaaacatTGTCTCGTGCATTGaacttatttatcatttcCGGCATTGTTCACGCCTCACTGCATACACGTCAAGTCATGGCCTGTTGAAGGTTTGCCAAAAGTAAAAAATCCATTTCATAAATGATGGCTAAGAATAAATGCACGAAATAGtaagataataaaaattactatTTAAGTTTGCTTTTCTGTAATTTGTGATATAATATTGTTGAGTAAATGTTGTTACTATTTTATACTAAtcaaaatttagaaataaaataatagaattcAGGATTTGCTCATATTCACATATTTTGCCTGcatacttgtatttattttaatgtcttacaaattgaaatttatgttacGCGCTTATTTTTCAGGCCTCACCGAACATTGTCATTGCGTTGGCTGGCAATAAGGCGGACTTGTCCAACATTCGCGTTGTTGAGTTCGACGAGGCGAAGCAATACGCAGAGGAGAACGGATTGTTGTTTATGGAGACGTCCGCGAAGACGGGCATGAATGTCAATGATATCTTCTTGGCAATTGGTAAGTGCTGCTATTAAATCAATAGATTATTGATTATTTGCAATACTAAATGATATAATTCTTGTTCATTACAGCCAAGAAACTACCGAAGAACGACAACAATCAGGGATCTGTTATAAAACCAAATGGAAATGAGCCGACTCAAACGACGAACAACTGTTGCAAGTGATGTCCCTTTGTAGGTGTGTGTGCCCCTAACAAAATTGATTGGATCATAgagaattttacatttaaatcgGTTAATTTTGTCATtgcagaaaatgaaatttccaaCGAGAGATTTGAAAAGTTTATGctgataattataaataaaaacattatttaaaatttaaaactaatgCCGGCTCCCAGGGgcaagcaatttaatttcacataattgataatgatgatgatgatggaaaACCAGAAGATAAcgataatattaattataaattaaattaaatgataaaccacaaaaactaaaccaatcacaacaaaaacaaaaacgtaaagcaaataataaaacaacaaaaacaacaacagcatagTCCGTTAAAATCAAGCGTAAAATGTTatcaaaaagtaaacaaaacacaacgcTCCTAACATACTTCTAACTCTGGTCCACGCTCCCCGATTCCCTCACATAGTTCATAACCGCCACTTAGAGAGCTCCCTCCTACAATTTCATCTCGATCAGATGCAAAACTTCTAAATAACGCATTAGAAATAATATGGTAAAGAATAAACATGATAAATATGAAAGCGAGAGTTCACGTCGTGTCgtagaaatgtttaaaattgaattgtaaagaaaacaaaaacgaaaaaataatgaaagaaaCTTGATAAGTTTGTTTATAAATGGGTGACGATGATACCAGAGAAattccagttgcagttgttctCAGCAGCGttccaaaaagaaaaagaaaacacaaataaaataaaaaaagtaatgaTGAAGATAAAACCGAAGATCAGTTCAGTTTTGTTCAGTTCAGATCAGCAGCTGAAGATTCGCTCGTCCTCGATCTGTGGCAATGTGTGATCTATCCGGCCGTCAAGTTGCGATGGACACGTGTGATAgttgcaatttatataaattatatatatatacacatatggaaaaggaaaaaatgaaatgaaaatctaaaaaaaaaaaataaaaaaaataaataaataaaaaaatacatgaaaagattgaaaaaacatacaaagaggaattaatgaaattattcatttttgtttcaaaCTTTACGTTTAGCTTATTTTATTTCCACATTCTCTAGCAACAATCGAAGATTAAATGCTACTCTTTAAATCATCgtaacaaaaacataaacataaaagataaactttcaaaaattaaGATGAAGTTTAAGCAAATGAAGTGAAGTCTAAGAACAACAAGTAAATCTTATACATAAACGACTTTGTTTTGACTCGcttaacaaatgcaatttaattttcaattcgatttcaatgtatatgtatatcaacCAGCGATCAAccaagcaaagcaacaaaaaatataaaaaacaacagagaAATCAACCaataaaactcaaataaaacaatacgaaaacaaaagcaaaaacaacaaagataACAGCATAAGATATGGGAAAAGATTCGACTCCTAGCaagctgtgtgtgtatttttccaatttataatttttatgttgtatgtatgtatttaaatttaacatttataataaaaatcgtatatatatctctatatatataaaaatgaatcaCAATTGTATTGCATTTCTTCACTTCATATCAAATCGTGAATTTTTACACCGCTTTTAgctatgtatatgtacatagtttCAGTGTGATATATTTAGTTAGTTACTGAAAACAATGAAGTCTGGAGCTGTTTCCTATGCGGTGTCTCAGTTCGAATTATACGCTTAAAGAGAAGAGACCGAAGCTCCATTATAAGAGGGCAGGAGATGGGCAAATCGATGAAAGTGTCTTGGGTGATGGATTACCACAGAGTTGTTATTTTAGGTGCTGCTGAAGTGGGAAAATCATCGCTGGTGCTGCGCTTCGTCAAGGGCCAGTTTCACGAGTACTTGGATAACACGATAGGTGCTGCGTTTTTCACACAAACCATTTGCATAAAGGATACGGTGGTCAAGTTAGAGATCTGGGATACAGCCGGTCAGGAGCGGTAAGTTTGCAATGAACTGATTAAATAGATGTTAAGGTTAACGTAATGTCAATGTAATGTTACTTTACCTACTAATGTTAACTCAGCTGTTAATGTAATGTTGCATATTCTGCTATTGATAACATGACTGTTACTTTAGCTGTTAATGGTACTgttaaaattactaaaaactttaattgtaCTGTAGCTTAATCTTTTTGATTGATTATCTGAAAGTTAGCATTAATTATGATGAGTAGAGTTTTGTCTATTAATGTTGACTAACCTTTTACATTTGATTATACAGTTTTAGTTATCTAAATGTGTATATTACTGCAAAGAAAATTCTACAGTTCATGCTAttactgctgttgcagttcattaaaaatgtatcttGATAAGggttatttattaacaaatatttcttcGTTTACAGGTATCACAGCTTAGCTCCCATGTTTTATAGAGGTGCGCAGGCCGCCATCGTTGTCTACGATATACAGAATCAGAACAGTTTTCAGTGTGCAAAAACTTGGGTCAAAGAATTACGTAAACAAGTGAGTAATCCATTCAATTAAGCCACTCTGCATTCTAGCCTTTTGCTTCAGTTCTCATTAAAAGTACTTCAGCCCTGTGCTTTTTTTTACTCCGTTTCATGCATAGTATTCATTGCATAcgtatttattgaattgaaacatAGTCTCGTGGATTGaacttatttatcatttcCGGCATTGTTCACGCCTCACTGCATACACGTCAAATCATGGCCTGTTCAAGGTTTGTCAAGAGTAAAAAATCCATTTCATAAATGATGGCTAAGAATAAATGCACGAAATaataagataataaaaattaccATTTAAGTTTGCTTTTCTGTAATTTTATAGTAATCAacatttagaaataaaataatagaattcAGGATTTGctcatattaaatttttttgccTGCGTACTTGTATTTATCTTAATGTctcacaaatttatattacgcGCTTAATTTTCAGGACTTACCGAACATTGTCATTGCGTTGGCTGGCAATAAGGCGGACTTGTCCAACATTCGCGTTGTTGAGTTCGACGAGGCGAAGCAATACGCAGAGGAGAACGGATTGTTGTTCATGGAGACGTCCGCGAAGACGGGCATGAATGTCAATGATATCTTCTTGGCAATTGGTAAGTGCTGCTATTAAATCAATAGATTATTGATTATTTGCAATACTAAATGATATAATTCTTGTTCATTACAGCCAAGAAACTACCGAAGAACGACAACAATCAGGGATCTGTTATAAAACCAAATGGAAAT comes from the Drosophila sulfurigaster albostrigata strain 15112-1811.04 chromosome 2L, ASM2355843v2, whole genome shotgun sequence genome and includes:
- the LOC133850181 gene encoding ras-related protein Rab-5B; this translates as MATTPRSGGSGSGAAQRPNGTSQNKSCQFKLVLLGESAVGKSSLVLRFVKGQFHEYQESTIGAAFLTQTICIEDTVVKFEIWDTAGQERYHSLAPMYYRGAQAAIVVYDIQNQDSFQRAKTWVKELHKQASPNIVIALAGNKADLSNIRVVEFDEAKQYAEENGLLFMETSAKTGMNVNDIFLAIAKKLPKNDNNQGSVIKPNGNEPTQTTNNCCK
- the LOC133848152 gene encoding LOW QUALITY PROTEIN: ras-related protein Rab-5A-like (The sequence of the model RefSeq protein was modified relative to this genomic sequence to represent the inferred CDS: deleted 2 bases in 1 codon), translating into MKIKPKISSVLFSSDQQLKIRSSSICGNVCVYPAVKLRWTRQAVSSLVLRFVKGQFHEYQESTIGAAFLTQTICIEDTVVKFEIWDTAGQERYHSLAPMYYRGAQAAIVVYDIQNQDSFQRAKTWVKELHKQASPNIVIALAGNKADLSNIRVVEFDEAKQYAEENGLLFMETSAKTGMNVNDIFLAIAKKLPKNDNNQGSVIKPNGNEPTQTTNNCCK
- the LOC133850186 gene encoding ras-related protein Rab-5A-like, whose protein sequence is MGKSMKVSWVMDYHRVVILGAAEVGKSSLVLRFVKGQFHEYLDNTIGAAFFTQTICIKDTVVKLEIWDTAGQERYHSLAPMFYRGAQAAIVVYDIQNQNSFQCAKTWVKELRKQDLPNIVIALAGNKADLSNIRVVEFDEAKQYAEENGLLFMETSAKTGMNVNDIFLAIAKKLPKNDNNQGSVIKPNGNEPTQTTNNCCK